In Parus major isolate Abel chromosome 1, Parus_major1.1, whole genome shotgun sequence, the following proteins share a genomic window:
- the DYNLT3 gene encoding dynein light chain Tctex-type 3: MEEFHPHNDEMIFNADEAHNIVKECIESVLGKADYNHNKVNQWTAAIVEQSLTHLVKLGKTYKYIVTCAVMQRSGAGLHTASSCFWDTTTDGTCTVRWENRTMNCIVNVFAVAIIL; the protein is encoded by the exons ATGGAGGAGTTTCACCCCCACAACGATGAG ATGATCTTCAATGCTGATGAGGCCCACAACATTGTTAAGGAG TGCATAGAAAGTGTTTTAGGCAAGGCAGATTATAATCACAACAAAGTCAACCAATGGACTGCTGCTATAGTAGAACAGTCGCTGACCCATCTGGTGAAACTTGGGAAAACCTACAAGTACATTG TTACCTGTGCAGTGATGCAGAGGAGTGGAGCTGGTCTCCACACAGCAAGCTCATGCTTCTGGGATACCACAACTGATG GAACCTGCACAGTGAGATGGGAAAACCGAACCATGAACTGCATTGTCAATGTGTTTGCTGTTGCTATTATCCTGTAG
- the LOC107210624 gene encoding cytochrome b-245 heavy chain has translation MGNWVENEGLSIFVVLVWLGLNVFLFWWYYLVYDVPPKFFYTRVLLGRALALARAPAACLNFNCMLILLPVCRNLLSFLRGSSACCSTRIRRQLDRNLTFHKMVAWMIALHTAIHTIAHLFNVEWSVQARVEEKGTLAAVLSGLGDKPNESYVNFFRQTIANPIGGLYVAFTYLAGITGVVITLALILIITSSTKTIRRSYFELFWYTHHLFVIFFIGLVIHGAGRIVRGQTAESLAEHNPEICYKNFSHWGKNKACPIPQFSGNPPMTWKWVVGPMFLYLCERLVRFWRSQQKVVITKVVIHPFKTIELQMMKKGFKMEVGQYIFVKCPAVSKLEWHPFTLTSAPEEDYFSIHVRIVGDWTEGLFNACGCDKQEFQEAWKLPKIAVDGPFGTASEDVFSYETVMLVGAGIGVTPFASVLKSVWYKYCHDATNLKLKKIYFYWLCRDTHAFEWFADLLQSLEAQMQERNNAEFLSYNIYLTGWDETQATHFVVHHEEEKDVITGLKQKTLYGRPNWENEFKTIAGKHPGSRIGVFLCGPEGLADTLNKQSISNSEADPRGVHFIFNKENF, from the exons GGC CGTGCTCTGGCTCTTGCAAGAGCCCCTGCAGCCTGCCTGAATTTCAATTGCATGCTGATTCTGCTGCCAGTATGTCGAAacctgctctccttcctcagaGGATCAAGTGCG TGCTGCTCTACCCGCATCAGACGACAGCTGGACAGAAACCTCACCTTTCACAAAATGGTGGCCTGGATGATTGCCCTTCACACTG CAATTCACACCATTGCACACTTATTCAACGTTGAGTGGAGTGTGCAAGCCCGTGTTGAGGAGAAAGGCACTCTGGCAGCTGTGCTTTCTGGCCTTGGAGACAAACCAAATGAAAGCTATGTCAACTTTTTCAGACAAACCATTGCG aatcccatTGGGGGCCTCTATGTTGCCTTCACATACTTGGCTGGCATCACTGGGGTTGTCATCACACTGgccctcatcctcatcatcaccTCATCCACCAAAACCATCCGGAGATCATACTTTGAACTATTTTGGTACACCCACCATCTCTTTGTCATCTTCTTTATTGGCCTTGTCATCCATGGTGCTGG TCGTATCGTACGGGGACAGACCGCTGAAAGTCTGGCTGAACATAACCCGGAGATTTGCTACAAGAACTTCAGTCACTGGGGCAAGAACAAGGCTTGCCCAATCCCCCAGTTTTCAGGGAATCCTCCTATG ACATGGAAGTGGGTGGTAGGTCCCATGTTTCTGTACCTGTGTGAGCGGCTGGTGCGGTTTTGGAGGTCACAGCAGAAGGTTGTTATCACAAAG GTGGTCATTCATCCCTTCAAGACAATTGAGCTCCAGATGATGAAAAAAGGCTTCAAGATGGAGGTTGGACAATACATTTTTGTCAAATGTCCAGCAGTGTCTAAACTGGAATGGCATCCATTTACACTGACTTCTGCTCCAGAGGAGGATTACTTCAGCATTCACGTCCGTATCGTAGGAGACTGGACAGAGGGCTTGTTCAATGCCTGTGGGTGTGATAAACAAGAATTCCAGGAGGCATGGAAGTTGCCCAA GATAGCTGTGGACGGCCCCTTTGGAACAGCGAGTGAGGATGTGTTCAGTTATGAAACTGTGATGCTGGTTGGAGCTGGAATAGGGGTCACCCCCTTTGCATCTGTCCTCAAGTCTGTCTGGTACAAATACTGCCATGACGCCACCAACCTAAAGCTCAAGAAG atttatttttactggcTTTGCAGGGACACTCATGCCTTTGAATGGTTTGCTGACCTCTTGCAATCTCTGGAGGCTCAAATGCAGGAGAGGAATAACGCAGAGTTTCTGAGCTATAACATCTACCTTACAGGCTGGGATGAAACTCAG GCCACTCACTTTGTAGTGCACcatgaagaagagaaagatgTGATTACAGgactgaaacagaaaaccttGTATGGAAGACCTAACTGGGAAAATGAATTCAAAACGATTGCGGGGAAGCATCCTGG CTCCAGAATAGGTGTTTTTCTCTGTGGCCCCGAGGGCTTGGCTGACACACTCAACAAGCAGAGCATCAGTAACTCAGAAGCTGATCCACGAGGAGTACACTtcatttttaacaaagaaaatttctaa